The proteins below are encoded in one region of Lactuca sativa cultivar Salinas chromosome 3, Lsat_Salinas_v11, whole genome shotgun sequence:
- the LOC111919076 gene encoding NAC domain-containing protein 43, with protein MSKEEMDLSVNVNGQSKVPPGFRFHPTEEELLHYYLRKKVAYEKIDLDVIREVDLNKLEPWDIQDKCNIGSTPQNDWYFFSHKDKKYPTGTRTNRATAAGFWKATGRDKVVHSSLRRIGMRKTLVFYKGRAPHGQKSDYIMHEYRLDDNIITTQDSSASNMSDYTHEEGWVVCRVFKKKNYHKSLESPHRSLPDSMDTRAQLQLLNKDDVLEQLLVYMDSRSCKQEIENFTTTQFVNPMFLHLPRLASSTQLTTSPPESSATFDQGSSLKTYDSMSDLLAEAEHSRNIHTKMMEDHECISNWADLDKFVASQLNGQMEESKQLYSCYGSESNDEKLDFSVDKDEQDVSARRNVASCNSELDIWSLTRPSSLDPLCHLSI; from the exons ATGTCAAAAGAAGAAATGGATTTATCTGTGAACGTCAATGGTCAGTCGAAAGTGCCTCCCGGGTTTCGGTTCCACCCTACAGAAGAAGAACTTCTTCATTACTACCTGAGGAAGAAAGTTGCTTATGAAAAGATTGATCTTGATGTTATTCGAGAGGTTGATCTTAATAAGCTTGAACCCTGGGACATCCAAG ACAAGTGCAATATAGGCTCCACCCCCCAAAATGATTGGTACTTTTTTAGTCACAAAGACAAGAAATATCCGACAGGGACCCGAACAAATCGTGCCACTGCAGCTGGTTTCTGGAAAGCCACCGGACGAGATAAAGTCGTACACAGTAGCCTTAGAAGAATCGGCATGAGGAAGACACTTGTGTTTTACAAAGGGAGAGCTCCTCATGGCCAGAAATCTGATTATATTATGCATGAATACAGGCTTGACGACAATATCATTACTACGCAAGATTCCAGC GCTTCAAACATGTCTGATTATACTCACGAAGAAGGGTGGGTGGTATGCcgtgtcttcaagaagaaaaatTACCATAAATCCCTCGAGAGCCCTCACAGATCGTTACCTGACTCTATGGATACCAGAGCACAGTTACAACTGTTAAACAAAGATGACGTTCTTGAGCAATTACTTGTGTACATGGACAGTAGGTCTTGCAAACAAGAAATCGAAAACTTCACCACCACCCAATTCGTGAATCCCATGTTCCTCCACCTCCCTAGGCTCGCTAGTTCCACCCAGCTAACCACATCCCCTCCTGAAAGCTCAGCCACCTTCGATCAAGGATCGAGTCTCAAGACCTATGATTCCATGAGCGACTTACTAGCGGAAGCGGAACATTCAAGGAacattcatactaaaatgatGGAGGATCATGAGTGTATCAGTAACTGGGCGGATCTTGACAAGTTTGTGGCTTCCCAGCTCAATGGTCAAATGGAGGAATCAAAACAGTTGTATTCTTGCTATGGATCAGAATCCAATGATGAGAAGTTGGATTTTTCGGTTGATAAGGATGAACAGGATGTATCAGCTAGGCGGAACGTAGCATCATGCAACAGCGAGCTAGATATTTGGAGCTTAACCCGACCGTCGTCGCTGGATCCGCTATGCCACTTGTcaatataa